The DNA segment CCCATACATATAATTTATAGATACCAATAAAAAGGATGTTGATCATGCCAGCCATTGTTGGAGTTGCACAGGTTATTACCCTTGGAAGCAGTTCAGTTTTCCATATTGGTGATGTGTATAAAATTATGCCATTTTCTACGGCCAAAACTTTCTCTGGAGCTGGTTCCTTTAATACAGGGGAGAGTTTACGTCTAAACAACAACATGAGTTCTACAAATACATCAGACCAAGATGGAATCGATCAACCAATTACCCTCAACGCTTAAAAAATGGGTGGTTTAAAATGAATTACTATATTCAGCAGTCAATTCAAATTAATTTCATAAGAATTGGAAGTATTTCCAATTCATCTGTTATGCAAATTGGAAGTGCTGGAATGATAAAACCTTCAGCATACCTATATAATACAGGGGGATTTACAGCCCCAGCTCCATCCCCCAAGCCAATTCAAGCTCTAGGAAGCTTAGTAGGTACACCAGCCGTTCCGTTACAGGCAGCTGTTAGAAAGCAAGACAACGCAGACGGAGACAACTAAACCTTTCAGCTATCTTTTTGGGTTCTTCGAGACTATCTATAGTGAGGTGATTTCATGTATCAGGATTATTCTCAATACCTTCAATGGCTGCAAATGTATATTCAAGCACAGGAAAAGAGAATCGTTACCTTGGAGGCTACTGTTCAAAAAATGCAAGAAGAAATGAAGCAAATAAAGGAGAAGCATCCTATTCGAGTCGATAAAATTGAATATAAATTTGATCAATTGAAGGTAGAAACTCTTGAAGGAACATTAAACATCGGACTTAATCCTTCTGACTTATCTGGAATTGAAGACTTTGCCGTTCAAAATCAGCAAATGAACGTCCCACCTCCACCGAAGGATCAAATGCAGCGATCCATGAAAATCGAAGAAGCAATTTACAGATATCTTGAGACAGATTTACCTTCAATAGTAGAAGCCACCCAAAGAGAATTAGATGTTCCACCGAATGAAGCTTATTTATCCTTTATCAAGCAAGATATAACGAAGCAACTTCCTAACCGAATTGAACATCATTTAAAAGCTAATCTACAAAACCAGCGGTCATCAGAAAATACAAATGTTGATGACTTAATCATTGAAGCAATCAAGCAGGAGATTAAGAATGGAGTATCCGTGTTTTTTACTAACCTGCCAGAACACGTGAAAGGGATGAAACCGGAATGAACTTTGAAGTCTATAACCGTGAGCTAATCGTCCAAAATATAAAAATTATTGGGGTAGCCAGCTCGTCATTAGTCTTGGTAGGCGATACGGAATCGATTCAATTAGCATCAACTTTTGATACACCTGCTGAATCCTTAATTATCGGTCCCTTTGTCCCACTGCAATCGGACGTGACTTGATTATGCTTGGCAGAACATCATGTGTAGATGCAATTAATATAGACATCGTCTCGTTTGCTTCTATCCTCCAACTAGGAGATTCCTGTATTATTAATGGATTTTCTAAAGCACTCGCTGTACAAAGGGAAACAGAGCAGTTTTATGGAAATGAAGGGGATCTTTTTTCCTATCCTGTCTATAGTGAGCCAATACCCTTCGAACCAGTAAACGAGGACCTTTTATTTTCTCAACATCACTTAAGCCCAGTTATTAAGGTTCATAACATTGACATCATCGCTATTTCATCCTCCTCGCTCTTACATGTAGGTAACAGCAAAGATGTTTCAATGGAGGTACGGGTAAAGCATATCAGACAGCTTCTGCCTGTTCCTAGAGAGGAAGACCAAGAACAAGGACAATGATCCACGCATAGGTTAAATATTATATGGAATCAGTCAATGAAAAGGATGTTTTAGATGCCAGCGATTATCGGTCCAGTACAAATCGTTAACGTAGGCGGGGGAATTGTGCAATTTGGGGATGCTTTATATATTTCACCGAAAAGCGGATCCAAAACAAATGCCGGTTCAGGAGCATTTAATACTGGGGGATTCATTATAACAAATAATGGATTAAGCGGTACGAATGTTCTTGATACAAACCTTATCGACCAGCCTATAGCGGGTAATAATTAAAAAATGAGGATGACTCAATGTCAGCCTCATTTTTTAATTAACTTATTTATTAACCTTTAAGATATGGGCTCCATCAAAGAAAAATAAATATCTTTCTACAACATTTCTTTTCCAAATCTGTTCAATCGCCCTTGTATATAAATTAATTTGCAGCTTGTAACGCTCTTCAAGGATAGGGCTTGCCTGTGAAAAACCACCTTTATACCTGTCTGTAATTCCATCTGATTTATAATCAATTAGTACCAAGCCATTTTCATCTTCAAGGATGCAATCAATAATTCCTTGTACAAAAACAGCTTCCTCTGAATCTTTCCAATTTGGATAAACTTCATTTGCAGGCAGTGAGAGTGTGAACGGGATTTCCCTATGAATAGCTTTCGCATGAAAATACCTTTGTCCCAGTTCTGAATGAAAAAACTGAACAATTAAATTGCTATCAATTACCTCCGCTTGCTCCGGGGTAAGCAGCTCATTATTTACCATCCATTCAAGTTGTTCCTTTATGGATTCCTCACTAAAAGGTCTTGATAGGTCCACATGCTGCATCACCATATGCATGGCTGTCCCCCGCTCAGCAGGGCTTAATTGTTTTTCCTGCATAAACTTAGGTCGCTTTGAGATGGTCTTCTTAAAATGCCGAACAAGTTCTGTACCGCTATGTTCATCCGCTATTTCCCTGCTGCGCTTGATTTCAGAAACCGATTGCTTTGAGCGATGGATTGCTGCGCTTGGATAAGAATATTCCCAAGTTAATCGGTCATGTATTTCCTCAGCAAAAAGGGATTCTACTGGTACTGGTTC comes from the Neobacillus sp. PS2-9 genome and includes:
- a CDS encoding spore gernimation protein GerPD — protein: MNFEVYNRELIVQNIKIIGVASSSLVLVGDTESIQLASTFDTPAESLIIGPFVPLQSDVT
- a CDS encoding spore germination protein GerPB, producing MNYYIQQSIQINFIRIGSISNSSVMQIGSAGMIKPSAYLYNTGGFTAPAPSPKPIQALGSLVGTPAVPLQAAVRKQDNADGDN
- a CDS encoding spore germination protein GerPE, whose product is MLGRTSCVDAINIDIVSFASILQLGDSCIINGFSKALAVQRETEQFYGNEGDLFSYPVYSEPIPFEPVNEDLLFSQHHLSPVIKVHNIDIIAISSSSLLHVGNSKDVSMEVRVKHIRQLLPVPREEDQEQGQ
- the gerPC gene encoding spore germination protein GerPC encodes the protein MYQDYSQYLQWLQMYIQAQEKRIVTLEATVQKMQEEMKQIKEKHPIRVDKIEYKFDQLKVETLEGTLNIGLNPSDLSGIEDFAVQNQQMNVPPPPKDQMQRSMKIEEAIYRYLETDLPSIVEATQRELDVPPNEAYLSFIKQDITKQLPNRIEHHLKANLQNQRSSENTNVDDLIIEAIKQEIKNGVSVFFTNLPEHVKGMKPE
- a CDS encoding spore germination protein — its product is MPAIVGVAQVITLGSSSVFHIGDVYKIMPFSTAKTFSGAGSFNTGESLRLNNNMSSTNTSDQDGIDQPITLNA
- a CDS encoding spore germination protein; translated protein: MPAIIGPVQIVNVGGGIVQFGDALYISPKSGSKTNAGSGAFNTGGFIITNNGLSGTNVLDTNLIDQPIAGNN